In Odocoileus virginianus isolate 20LAN1187 ecotype Illinois chromosome 23, Ovbor_1.2, whole genome shotgun sequence, one DNA window encodes the following:
- the C23H12orf60 gene encoding uncharacterized protein C12orf60 homolog, protein MSSESEKDKERLVQAAKTFFFYMQDLASFTNALIELFNSTMSTQILLMTVKEDGNVKAVFEQMLKIFKEMHSVVAAKQDPMQSEPLSSKIATAMSSVVEKSNNIRELQQSTKEMFKNAQSPIIASVLNSGNILESLESSLLLLMKYPIMNLQLSDFYRKEQSDATTSEKSPGPSKATTIDALKKLQDALNIENVKYTIKSAADQMEQIVKTMGPILEVLQKAIKTMETKLSVFKKPRN, encoded by the coding sequence ATGTCTTCAGAGTCAGAAAAGGATAAAGAGAGGCTCGTTCAAGCTGCCAAAACATTCTTCTTTTACATGCAAGATCTTGCTTCCTTCACAAATGCACTCATCGAATTGTTCAACAGCACTATGAGCACTCAGATCctcttgatgactgtgaaagAAGATGGTAATGTGAAGGCTGTCTTTGAacaaatgctcaaaatttttaAGGAGATGCACTCTGTGGTGGCGGCCAAGCAGGACCCAATGCAAAGTGAACCTTTAAGTTCCAAGATTGCAACAGCTATGTCCTCTGTGGTTGAGAAGAGTAACAATATAAGGGAGTTGCAACAGTCAAccaaagaaatgttcaaaaatGCCCAGTCACCTATCATTGCCTCTGTGCTGAATAGTGGTAACATTCTTGAGAGTTTGGAATCTTCTCTTTTACTCTTGATGAAATATCCCATCATGAATCTCCAATTAAGTGACTTCTATAGGAAAGAACAATCAGATGCCACCACATCTGAGAAAAGTCCAGGTCCATCCAAAGCCACTACAATAGATGCCTTGAAAAAGTTGCAGGATGCACTCAACATTGAGAATGTTAAGTATACCATTAAGTCAGCTGCAGATCAAATGGAACAAATTGTCAAAACTATGGGACCAATCTTAGAGGTCCTCCAAAAAGCCATAAAAACTATGGAAACCAAGCTTTCTGTGTTTAAGAAACCCAGGAACTAG